ATGTGCATAGAATTAAAGTTTTTATTGAACTTTGGAAAAGGATTATAGTTATTGTAATACAAATCATGATATGCAATATAAGTATAGATAGAATTCTATGTACTACCACAGTGAAAATAAGGGGTTTATAAACACGTTGAAGTGGTGTATACGTATAAAGGACTATAGAGGTGGGGTGTATTGGTACATATGATAGAAATTAGGGGTTTGAtataaattagggttttgaaaaGTATGAAAGGATAGGAAAATTAATAGTAACTGTGTATGTCATGTCCGAGAGATCGGTGACTCTGATATCATTTGTCATGATATTGACAATTAGAACAGGTAATTTAAGCTCATAACTATAAAAAAAGTACTTAAAAAGTAAATGCAGAAAAATAAGAGATAAAACATTCATTCATTTGATAATCCTGCAAGATACAGAGAAGGCAATATATATTGAATTTAAACCTATATATGATGCATGTTTTACAATTGGGTTTGTAGCCTATCTTAATGGATATTTTGTCACGGCCTACAACACCCTGACCAGTCGAATATCTATTAATTCAAAATCTGGATCAACCCTGAGAACAAGTAATACAAGGCATGATATGGGGCATCCATCATCTAGGAGAAAATTTATATAAAGagtatttttttaattattttttagagAAAGTCACATTAAGAGTATAGTTGTAATTAGGTACCGAGttctgaaaataaaaaaaatgctCTCATTCACTTAGCTCAAACATGGATGAACCTAGGACACATAGTGATGCTAAGGCCTTACTTAGAAGAAATGAGTTCTAACTTTTCGATGTTTATTTACTATAATTATTAAGCATAAATTATGTTCTCTATCATGTCTGTCTACACACTTTTATAATCCGAAGATATGAAAATAGGAGTTTATATTATTTTCATCGCCTAATACTCAAATAAGATGCCTAATTTTAATATAGGGACGAAAAAATTAAAATCGCTTAGGATATCTTGTAACTCTAAGTCCGTCCCTGTCCAAAATGACCCATTCGTGACATTTTTGCAACTAGCGAATCAGACTTAGTTATTAACCCGGACCCATGGTTACAAAGAACATGTCAAAGTCCATTAAATTTCGAATTTGTAAAGGATTCCAACTcatcttttttcttttttttccctTTGAGCAGAAGAAGATGTATTGTAATACCCCATAGGTATTATTTGTTCCAAATCTCGACTCAATTTTAACGGGAGAAGAAAAGTATTTAAATTGTGAATTTGAGGATTGTAATTGCATTACAGGCTTAAATTGTAGATGTCGTTTGTTCGAGACTTGATGATAAGAGAAATATATCGAATGAATAAAAAGTTGGTTTAGAAGAATTCGTTAATTTTATTTTCAAGAAAAAAACAATACAAAATTTTCATGTATTGAATCTGAAAACCCTTGTGACCCTTCTAATTGGGAAAAAATAACCttcgtccctcccaaatgtttacatttgggttggacacggagtttaagaaaaattataaaatagtggagaaaagttaaaaaagtgagtaaagtattgggaccgattaatattatatgtataaaatgggtatagtggagagaagtagtgaatgtagttattttaaaaattttaaaaactttactatttttggaaaattttgaaatgtaaagacATCCAAAAAAGAAAGTGTAAACAAATTGGAGGGATGTAAGGAGTATATTATAGTGGTTCTACCAAACTTAAAATAATCTATTGTAAGTGGGCTATGCTATGACCCATCAATATGTTTTCTCAAATATCAAtaatgttttattttaaaatttccaaatcacAAATACATAGTGCTcatttagaaaattttaaaataagtaaattATGATTTAAATTgaataagtaacttataagtgataagtgataagttgatgaatacttataagttatataagtgtttgaataattttacttataattatgaattctttttacttaaatggactataataaataattttaaatataattatcttaattcttatattttaagttagattaacatttaaaaaatattttttaaaactaaaattaataaaaagtgaaaaataagttgagaaaaagtacgtcgttacgAATATTCAGTTTATgagcttataagttgtaaatttaacttataagttgggtcgacaaacactcgtcgataaacTGTTACAGACTTATAAGTCATTAAGCTAACTTATCAGATTTGCCGAACGTAATATTCCAATCCCATGTACTTATTTCCGGAATAACACTACTCGATATCTTGGCAATAAAAATAATCTATTTGTTAGACCACGATTGAATAATCGTGGTGGTTAAAGACCTGATATTAGTTATCCTAggttttgaatatttttttagAACGCAAATACTAACTTGTAAGGTTGTAATTAGTAAAAAAATTGATATTCTCTTTCcctttatttaaaaaaaaaatcaggaTTTTAATATTCCTTTCTAGTTTTCAAAGAAGGAAATTATATtagcaaaaaaaagaaaaaggaaaaacatACAAATGAAATCCATAGACCGGGGGTCTCAGTTAATAAATATCCGAGATGAGCATCGATTGACGAATAAAAAAGAAAAATCTCGTATCTTCCCCCTTTCCCATGACAGTTTCACTTCGAAACTGAAATGGAAAGCCATCCAATTTACTGATTTAAGGTTTTGTAGGCCCCATATGACCACACAACACTtgtgactatatatatatacacatacatacacacactcGATTGCCACCTCCGTTTGGTTTTCCGGTTAAAATGTCGACGTCTCATGAGCCTAGCTCCGCCGGAAATGCTGTTACCTCGATTTCTCCGCCCTCTTCTTACCCTTTACCAGAAGCCCACTTCACTGATATTGTTCAAAACCGTGATCTTTTTCTCCAAAAGCTCGAAAATTTTCATAAATCTATCGGTTCTAAAATCAAGTAAGTGTGCTTTATTTTTTTTATGACCATCTTTATTAATTGTTTGTTGTTCTGTCAAAATCTTTACTTGGGTGTTTTTTAAAGATTTTGAATTTATGGGGGTTATGAATTAATTAAAAATCTTGGTTAATATGGAATTATATTTGATTTAGGTTCATTGTGTTTATTAGGGCACTGAATTGATGAGATGGAAGAGTGAGATTTTGTTTTCAtgcatatttttttaaaaattaagtaCATTAAGAATATGTGTTGATGAAGGTTTGAagtattttttttctttttgcaTTTGTATGAGTAGCACCATGGATTGCAACCTGTGTAGAACAATTGGTACTAACCCGGAAACTTTGAACAATTTATACACATATATATGATTAATATGTGTGGCAACTCTGGTTCTTTAGTTTTAGAGGAAACTTGTTTTGTCTTTGGTTAATTTAAAAGGTAATAAGACAATGTATATTGTAAGATGTGAAGCACGCACAATTAGGTTTTCATCTAATGCTAGGGGACTGCCTGAGTTAACCCTAATGCTGTCATGTTATTAATTATGTGTGGATTTAGTTTGGATTTTATATCTGTTTAGCTGCTTCAAACTTGCCTTAGGTTGGGTGCTTCTCGAAGAGGAAAACTGATTTTTTTGTTTATCTGATATAAGATTTAACTTTTTTCTGCTTTGTAGAATCCCTACCATTGGAGGAAGACCACTAGATTTGCACCGCTTCTTTGTGGAGGTTACTAATCGAGGTGGCATGGACAAGGTATGATAACCTAAGTGCATTATTATACGTAGATAATCGGTATTACTTTGTATAATAGCCGTTTTACTGTGTATATTTGTAGACGTGTAGTTCTTCGGTTTGCGCAATATATTTTTTCAAAGCATTTCCTTTATTTAGAATATGTTAAATGGTATCAAGTTTGGCCTAAAATCATCAATGCTTTAGTGTAAGGTTATACATGTTAATGAATCTGTATCCGATACTTGAGAAATGACTAGCCTGCTTCGATTAGAGCAAATATTGGTTTTTTATGAGAAAAATCTCCTCCAAGTTTCTTTGTTAAGTAACGCATgattttatttgtttattatatTATCCATCAATTGTTACAAGAATAACTAAAAATTCTGATGTGGAACAAGGAATCAATAAATTAATTTGTATGTATCATACTTTTTAATCGGGAATAAAACTAATTATAATTGATCAGGtattttttgttttattaattAAGTATATAATTAGGAACATTCAATATTATAGTAGGAGAATAAATAAAGGATGCCCTGCATAAAAGTCTAAACTACATACTAGAAACCTATTGGTTCAATTTTATTATGCAATTTTTTAACATTGGCATAGCTGTAAACTGTAGGATGCAGTCCATCATTGGTGAAACTTTTCTTGATATATCTGATAGTTTCTTGAATTTAATATAATTGATGCATGCAGTTTGAATATTTTCTTGCTGCAAATTGTCTCTGTCACCGAAAATTTAAATATTGTAGTTTATCACACCATTTCAATTTTTGTTTAAACCATGTTTGGGAAGGtagatatatattttatttatgcaTTTTTTTACTGTGGAATGAAGTTCGCATGTGCTAGATATATGCCGTTATGCTATATACTTATCATGCTTTCAATTAGGTTATAAATGATCGCAAATGGAAAGAAGTCTTCTCTGTCTTCAACTGCCCCTCTACGATAACAGGCGCATCATTTGTGCTCAAAAACCACTACCAGTCATTACTTTATCATTTTGAGCAGGTTTACTACTTCCGTAAAAATGCACCTTCGGTCCTAGATACTGGTACTTGAACGTTGGCCTTGCTGATATTATAATTTTTTGTGTAATTTGTCTTATATACATGAATAAAAAAGAGTGCTATTTGTTTGTTCACAGATTCGGCAAGCACAATCGTCAATGGCTCTTCAGCTCGTAATCACTTGGAGGACAGTGCTAGTATGCATCCTCTCCCTTCAGGCAAGACATTTCTTACTCGGCTAATTACTGCTCAATTAGTGTATGGATTTCATGGTATCAGGAAAGAGCCTTTATCTAGTATTTTACTACTGGATACCAGAGTACAAGGTTATAATTTCTTTGTAGCCTTTATCATTCATACTTGATTTTCACAAGTAGAGGCAATAATACACATTATTGAAGTGAATTTGTAGATCAAATGCTTAAGATTAAGGAAGCATAAGTAAATTATATAGATGTGATCTATGGTGAAGCTCGAGTAAACATGTATTAGCTCGTCCTCTTCTCTGGCAGGTTATTGAATATGACCCTCTTTAGTGTTTAAATTCTTTATATGAATTATTGTATTTATGACATCGGAGCACTTGAGAATCTTTTATGAATGATAATAGTTTTTTTTGGGTGGGGTGATTCACACCTTATCaaccaaatatttttatttgaaatcaaaataaaaattctTCTTTTCCTCAGCACTCGGCGCTTTTAAAATACAAAATCACTCACCCACCCTCACTGGTTATGTAGTATCTAGAATCCCGAAGATGTTACGGAATTCATACTTGGACAGTCTATGCTTGTACTCAATCTTGGTATGCTTTGTCTCGATAGTGTAGGTTGTTTTCTGATTTCTTACATAATATATAACATTAAGTATGTATATCAATGCCGAGAAGATCTTCCAGACTCAAGTGCCTCGCGAAATTTTACTTTTGTGATCTTCATTTTGGATGCCGCAATGTTTTCTCTACAGAGTTTCTATATGTTTGATGATTGGATATGCATATGGTTAAATACTTGTATGTAAAATTAGTTTCCATTATATTTACAGTTAGTTCCATTGTGGAACCTGGAAGCATATTGACTGGAACGGTCGATGCAAAATTTGAGTTTGGATATGCTGTTACAATAGAAATGGGTTCCGAGCAGTGGAAGGGTGTGTTATATCACAACCGTGAATCGGTATTGCCTAATAATTCTGAGCAAAATCACACAGTTATTTCTGGAAGCCAGACTACTTATGGGGATCCCCTTAGGTTCGAAGAAAATGGTAGTGAATATGTGCGCTTTTATGATGAGACTTGGAACAAGCTACAACGCTATTACGGCTATGAACTGGACGCCCTGAACAAGAAAATTTGGCTTATATGGAGCAGACTCTCAGACGCTGAAAAACAGGTATGTATACAATCTTAATAGTCACTTGTGTTTTCACCATACTAATTTTTTGTTCAGTTCTCATTGTAAAGATGCACTTGCATTGTTTTAAGCTATTTTTAAAGTCTATAGTGTAAAATCTTCCAGCATTAGTATTACACGACAACATTTGCAAATGCAGAATTTTTTTCTAAATGATCTCGGTACTTTAGATACATTAAGACAGGCAAGAGTGTTGGTTCATTAATACTGTAGTACATTTGTTGTTATTTTGACTGATAAATTATTTAACTGCGAATTAAATTATAACTGTAGTTTTCCGGGATAacaaattattatttattattgaattaaatgcattattttctaaatattataTATCTAAATATTTTGTTTAGGATTTATATTTATTGTTTTTATGGATTATTAGTCTTGTGGAATATGGATGCTGTAAAAATATAACCCGGTCGAGTGTGAACTGTTATATTATAATTGAACTTTGACTTTTAGACCTCTTTGCATAGTTTTATGTACTTCATCAAAATAGAATCTTATTAGTGACACAGTCTTTTAAGTTGTAAACAGAAATTTATTTAACTCTAAATAGCCAGGTATTAAACGCTAAGCAAAATCATTTACTGTGAAGGACCTCTCTACACTTTTATTGTTTCAGATTCCTGCACAACAGTAACCTGATCTAATAAAAAACCAAATTGCTTGAGCTCAACAAATAACAATTGCTGGTTTAAGTAGTTTCTTCTGCTGATGTGTTGCAGGTCTATCGTAGCATGGGTTGAAAAAGGAGAGATACAAGGAAGCCATGCAGTCTAGATTTTCCAACAGTAGACAAGTTCGATCGGCAATAGAGACTAGATATTATAGGGCATTAGATTTTTAGCCCTAAAGGGCATGCATTCAAGATTTCTTTCTGGTCTGATATCTGTTTGTTGTCATTAGATTGTTTTCTTCATCCTTTTTTCTCTTCTTTGTAGTCTTGTCTTGTACATGGTCCTTCTCTGGATCAATCTCAGTGAGAACCAAAGAAGTTTAGATGGCATTGCCTTTAACTGTTTTACTCGAGGTTTATCCTTGTAAACTGTTTGACTTGTGATGCTATTGAGCAGAGCTCAATGGTTAGGAGATAGAAACTCAACCTTGTAGTTGTATGAAAGTTTGAGAAACTGATTGTGGTCAACCATATGTTACAAAACATATACCTCCAATTTTACATTTGCATTAACCTTTTTTTTTGTCAGGTCCATATGCATTTTATATGCGAGTACATAATTGCAGAAATAATTACGGAAGACAAtatcatttttttttaaatatttgagtAAATATAAAGTGATTGTTAAAGCGTATCGAGTAAGTCTCTCAAATCTTATTAAGGAAGACTTGCATAGCTTCTTAAGAAAGAAACTTAATCAGGAAAACTTGT
The sequence above is drawn from the Apium graveolens cultivar Ventura chromosome 2, ASM990537v1, whole genome shotgun sequence genome and encodes:
- the LOC141707662 gene encoding high mobility group B protein 10-like, producing MSTSHEPSSAGNAVTSISPPSSYPLPEAHFTDIVQNRDLFLQKLENFHKSIGSKIKIPTIGGRPLDLHRFFVEVTNRGGMDKVINDRKWKEVFSVFNCPSTITGASFVLKNHYQSLLYHFEQVYYFRKNAPSVLDTDSASTIVNGSSARNHLEDSASMHPLPSVSSIVEPGSILTGTVDAKFEFGYAVTIEMGSEQWKGVLYHNRESVLPNNSEQNHTVISGSQTTYGDPLRFEENGSEYVRFYDETWNKLQRYYGYELDALNKKIWLIWSRLSDAEKQVYRSMG